The following is a genomic window from Bacillales bacterium.
ACTCGCAACCATGCTGGCGAAAACCGGCAGGAAAAACAAAGCTCCCGCTAATGCCGCTCCATAATATTTCGCGAAATAGATGGCAAGGAATGGAAAAATCAAGCACTGTCCACCCATGTTCAAAAAAGCAATCACCATTCGGATTTTTACGTTACGGTGCAATTCCAATCCCGATCGTCCCCCCGTGCTTACTATTCGAACGCGAATTGTAACTTTCTAGTACCGCCTTTTATTCTACACGTGCGAACATTAACATTCATGAGAATATTGGATGATTTTGTACCATGCCGAATTTACCAACTTTTATAAAAAAAAACAGGTTGCCAAAACCTGTTTCTCAGGTGTTGACAACCCGATTTCTATGATCCTACGACAATCTCATTACCTCTTACATTCACGTTGATTCGCTCAACGTTCTCTTCTTCCAGCAACACGTCCGCGATGCCGTCCTCGACCTTTTCTTCGATCGTCCGCCGCAACGGACGCGCTCCGTATTTCGGATCGTAGCCAAGTTCCGCCAATTTCACTTTTGCCTCGTCTGTCACGTGCAGCTTCATGCCTTGAGCTTCTATCGTTGCACGAACTTCATCAATCATCAAATCAACGATGCGAATCAAATGTTCGCGTTCCAGCGGCTTAAATTCGATAATTCCATCGAAACGGTTCAAGAACTCTGGCTTGAAGTATTGTGAAAGCGTCTCGAGCATGCCGGAATCCTGCTGATCGCCGTCTTTACCAAACCCGACCGTTACTCTTTTCACAGCGCTTCCAGCATTGGACGTCATAATGATCACGGTATCCTTGAAGCTGACCGTCCGCCCTTGGCTGTCCGTCAAGCGGCCGTCCTCCATGATTTGCAGGAACATATGCTGCACATCCGGATGGGCTTTCTCAATTTCATCAAGCAGCAAGATGCTGTACGGTTTTCTGCGCACTTGCTCTGTCAATTGCCCGGCTTCCTCATGTCCGACATATCCCGGAGGAGAACCGATCAACTTCGACACGGAATGTTTCTCCATATATTCGCTCATGTCGAGCCGAATCATCGCTTCCTCATCGCCGAACAATTCTTTCGCGAGCGACTTCGACAACTCCGTCTTCCCTACGCCTGTCGGTCCGGCAAACAAGAACGATCCGATCGGACGATTTTTCCGCTTCAAGCCCGCGCGGCTCCGGCGAATCGCCTTCGCCACTTTCTCAACCGCCGGCTCTTGGCCGATCACCATCGCATTCAAATGCTCAGCCAAATGCCGCATCTTCGCCTGTTCGTCTTTCTGCAGCTTACGCACCGGAATGCCCGTTTTCCCTTCCACGATCCGCTGAATCGTTTCCACGGTGACTTTTTCCTTCTTCACCGCCTCGGTCGTATTCCGCAATTCCTCTTCAAGCTTGCGCTCTTCATCGCGCAGCTTCGCTGCGCGTTCGTACTCTTCCCGGGCCGTCGCCTCTTCCTTCTGCTTCGCAATCTCAGCAAGTTTGCTTTCGAGCGCAGACTTCCCTTCGTTCGCGTTCGCCAAATTTATTTTCGAGCCCGCTTCGTCCAATAAGTCGATCGCTTTGTCCGGAAGAAAGCGGTCTTGAATGTAGCGATCCGACAACGTTACACAAGCGCGAATCGCCTCTTCCGTATATTCCACCT
Proteins encoded in this region:
- a CDS encoding AAA family ATPase, which produces MRCQNCKKNPAAIELNMQINHKKQTLHLCETCYAKVKNEMKFPTDISLTSFAGQSPFDDLFNSFMNESADHGKKTGIHTETKQDGGGGLLDELGRNLTQAARAGVIDPVIGREKEVERVIETLNRRNKNNPVLIGEPGVGKTAIAEGLALKICDGDVPAKLRNKQIYLLDVSSLVANTGIRGQFEERMKQLIGELQERDDTIVFVDEVHLLVGAGQAEGGSMDAGNILKPALARGDIQLIGATTLKEYRKIEKDAALERRFQPVIVDEPSIEEAVEILQGLQQRYEDYHEVEYTEEAIRACVTLSDRYIQDRFLPDKAIDLLDEAGSKINLANANEGKSALESKLAEIAKQKEEATAREEYERAAKLRDEERKLEEELRNTTEAVKKEKVTVETIQRIVEGKTGIPVRKLQKDEQAKMRHLAEHLNAMVIGQEPAVEKVAKAIRRSRAGLKRKNRPIGSFLFAGPTGVGKTELSKSLAKELFGDEEAMIRLDMSEYMEKHSVSKLIGSPPGYVGHEEAGQLTEQVRRKPYSILLLDEIEKAHPDVQHMFLQIMEDGRLTDSQGRTVSFKDTVIIMTSNAGSAVKRVTVGFGKDGDQQDSGMLETLSQYFKPEFLNRFDGIIEFKPLEREHLIRIVDLMIDEVRATIEAQGMKLHVTDEAKVKLAELGYDPKYGARPLRRTIEEKVEDGIADVLLEEENVERINVNVRGNEIVVGS